In Silene latifolia isolate original U9 population chromosome 3, ASM4854445v1, whole genome shotgun sequence, a single window of DNA contains:
- the LOC141647106 gene encoding glucomannan 4-beta-mannosyltransferase 9-like produces MEGVSSSKLFQDGNGYDLNYGQIGLIWDHTKSPLIVPLLRLMVIICSIMSIMLFIERLYMGVVIILVKLFAKKPEKRYKWEPLKEDIELGNSNYPMVLVQIPMFNEREVYQISIGAACGLSWPSDRIIIQVLDDSTDAITKNLVEMECQRWAGKGINIKYEVRGNRKGYKAGALKDGLKCAYVQDCEYVTIFDADFQPEPDYLWKTIPFLVHNSQIGLVQARWKFSNADECLMTRMQEMSLDYHFRVEQEVGSATYAFFGFNGTAGVWRISAIHEAGGWNHRTTVEDMDLAVRASLKGWKFVYLGDLTVRNELPSTFKAYRYQQHRWSCGPANLFKKMFKEIIRNQKVGLWKKVHVLYSFFFVRKIVAHLVTFIFYCVVLPATVLVPEVVVPKWASVYIPTTITILNAVGTPRSLHLVVFWILFENVMSLHRTKALFIGLLEAGRVNEWVVTEKLGDAHKNKLGAVNNNKSSSKLKPRLSKFGQRFNMLELIVCAFLLFCGCYDFMHGKTRYFIYLFLQSFAFFLAGIGYVGTFIPSS; encoded by the exons atggagggagtatcatcCAGCAAGCTGTTCCAGGATGGAAACGGGTATGATTTAAATTACGGGCAAATAGGGTTGATATGGGATCATACGAAATCGCCTCTCATAGTTCCTTTGCTAAGATTAATGGTGATTATTTGCTCGATTATGTCGATAATGTTGTTTATCGAGCGATTATACATGGGTGTTGTTATCATCTTGGTCAAGCTTTTTGCTAAGAAGCCTGAGAAAAGATATAAGTGGGAACCTTTGAAAGAAGATATTGAACTTGGCAACTCTAACTACCCTATGGTTCTTGTTCAAATTCCCATGTTCAACGAAAGAGAG GTATACCAGATATCGATAGGTGCAGCATGTGGACTATCATGGCCATCAGACCGAATTATAATTCAAGTGCTAGACGATTCGACCGATGCTATTACTAAG AATTTGGTGGAAATGGAATGCCAAAGATGGGCAGGAAAAGGAATTAACATAAAATACGAAGTACGAGGAAATCGAAAAGGGTACAAAGCCGGAGCTCTTAAGGACGGACTAAAGTGTGCTTATGTACAAGATTGTGAATATGTTACAATTTTCGATGCTGATTTTCAACCCGAACCCGATTACTTATGGAAAACCATCCCTTTCCTTGTCCACAACTCTCAAATCGGTCTTGTTCAAGCTCGATGGAAATTCT CAAATGCGGACGAATGTTTGATGACAAGAATGCAAGAAATGTCGTTGGATTATCATTTTAGAGTCGAGCAAGAAGTTGGATCAGCTACTTATGCCTTTTTCGGATTTAATG GAACGGCCGGTGTATGGAGGATATCGGCAATCCATGAGGCCGGAGGTTGGAATCACAGAACTACGGTAGAGGACATGGACTTGGCTGTACGAGCTAGTCTCAAGGGTTGGAAATTTGTTTACCTTGGTGATCTCACG GTTAGAAATGAACTTCCAAGTACATTTAAAGCATACCGATACCAACAACACAGATGGTCATGTGGTCCCGCTAATCTTTTCAAGAAGATGTTCAAAGAAATCATCAGAAATCAG AAAGTTGGCCTATGGAAAAAGGTGCATGTATTATACAGCTTCTTCTTCGTAAGGAAAATCGTAGCTCATCTCGTCACCTTCATCTTCTACTGTGTCGTTCTACCGGCGACAGTTTTGGTCCCTGAAGTCGTCGTACCAAAGTGGGCTTCCGTTTATATtcctactactattactattctTAACGCCGTTGGCACCCCAAG GTCTCTGCATCTCGTAGTATTTTGGATTCTGTTCGAGAATGTTATGTCATTGCATAGGACTAAAGCATTATTCATCGGTCTCCTAGAAGCTGGACGAGTTAACGAATGGGTTGTGACCGAGAAATTAGGTGATGCACATAAAAATAAATTAGGAGCggttaataataataaatcatcTTCCAAATTGAAACCTCGTTTGAGCAAGTTTGGACAAAG GTTCAATATGTTGGAGCTCATCGTATGTGCATTTCTATTATTTTGTGGATGCTACGATTTCATGCATGGAAAGACACGTTACTTCATATACCTATTCCTACAATCATTTGCATTCTTTCTTGCTGGAATTGGATATGTTGGCACATTCATCCCAAGTTCTTAA